The genomic region AATGCAGACTTTTTCAGCCTTTACGGCCATGCAGAGCACACTTTGCCCAAAGACCTGGTGAACCTCGAAGAGCTGGAGTTGCGCCCAGGCGATCACTCCACGCTCAAGCTCAGCCTCGAGCCAGGCAGTCGCTATGTCGGTGTGCTGGCGGCCTACCGTGATTTACCCCACTCGCAATGGCGTTATGTGTTGCCGGTGACTGCGCAGCGATTGACGCGCGCCGAACTGGTCCTGGATCAAGCCGGTATTCGGTTGGTGAGCCCGCAACCTGCCAAGGCGGGCGACTGACATGCGCAGCCAAAAAGTCATCTGGCAGGAAGGCATGTTGTTGCGCCCTCAGCATTTTCAGCAAAACGATCGTTACCACGACCAGCAACTCAAGCGCCGCACTCAGTTGTTGTGCCCCCACGGCTGGGGTTTCCTGGCCCTGGAAATCGATGTGCAATATCTCAATATGGGCAAGGTCGTTGTCAGTCAGGCCAGCGGCATATTGCCGGATGGCAGCCTGTTCGAACTGGGCGGGGCCATGGAATCGCTGGTGCTGGAGGTTCCGGTGAATACCGGAAAACAGGCGATTTACCTGGCCTTGCCGCTGGCCACAAGTAACTGCGTTGAGGCCCGTCGACCCGAGCAGGTCGATGTGCTCGCGCGCTACAAGACCCTTTCGGTAGGCGTCAGCGATTCCAACGCCGGAGAAGATTCCTGTCGTCAGATAAATTGCGGACAGCTGGATTTTCGCCTGCTGCTGGGGGAGCAAATCAGCGACCAGCACTACGTGAAACTCAAGATTGCCCAAGTACTCAGTTGCACCGAGGAGGGCGTCAGCCTGGATGCCGATTTTAGCCCGACCTTCATTCACCTGCAGGGCTCCAGTTACCTGCTGTCGTGCCTCAAGGAGGTGATCAGCCTGCTTGCTTGCCGGGGGGATGCCATCGCCGAGCGGATCCGCGCCAACGGCACCGCCGCCGGAGCGGAAGTCGGTGACTTCCTGATGCTGCAACTGATCAACCGCACCGAACTGGTCTTGCGTCACTACCTGGGCCTGGGTCAGGTCAGCCCTGAAGCGCTGTATCGAACATTGCTGACGATCCTGGGTGAGCTCGCGACGTTTGCCAGCGACAGCAAGCGCGCGCACTTCGAGGGGCATTACCGGCACAGTGATCAGAGCGCCAGCTTTCGCGGATTGATGGAGCCGATTCGCAGCCTGCTGTCCATGGTGCTTGAACAGCATGCCATTGAGCTGGCGCTGCAGCCTCGTCAGTACGGGATATTGGTGTGCCCGGTAAGTGATCTCAACCTGTTGGGTTCAGCGACCTTCATTCTGGCCGCCAGTGCCCATTGTGACGCCGAGGAGCTGCGCCACCGGCTTCCGGCGCACCTCAAGGTTGGCCCCGTAGAGCGGATTCGCGAGTTGGTCAACCTGCATCTGGCGGGCATCAAGGTCAAGCCGCTGCCGGTGGCTCCCCGGCAGATACCGTTTCATGCCGCAAAAACCTATTTCATGCTCGAACTCGGTGCCCGGGACATCGAGCAGTTGAAACAGTCGGGAGGTTTTGCCTTCCACGTCAGCGGCGAATTTGCCGAGCTGGAACTGAAATTCTGGGCCATCAGGAACTGAGACCATGGACAGGGAATACCCGCAGGATGAAAAAACTGTCCTGCTCGATCGACAGGGGCGCGGGCCGGCGCAGGGGCCGCTAACCGACTTCGCATCGCCACCGCGTTTCGAGCAATTGGAAGACCG from Pseudomonas yamanorum harbors:
- the tssJ gene encoding type VI secretion system lipoprotein TssJ, giving the protein MSRVTVALLCAVMALLGGCSLSPFSKLTKVDLTLTASERVNPDLHGRPSPIVVHLMELRHPVAFENADFFSLYGHAEHTLPKDLVNLEELELRPGDHSTLKLSLEPGSRYVGVLAAYRDLPHSQWRYVLPVTAQRLTRAELVLDQAGIRLVSPQPAKAGD
- the tssK gene encoding type VI secretion system baseplate subunit TssK, producing the protein MRSQKVIWQEGMLLRPQHFQQNDRYHDQQLKRRTQLLCPHGWGFLALEIDVQYLNMGKVVVSQASGILPDGSLFELGGAMESLVLEVPVNTGKQAIYLALPLATSNCVEARRPEQVDVLARYKTLSVGVSDSNAGEDSCRQINCGQLDFRLLLGEQISDQHYVKLKIAQVLSCTEEGVSLDADFSPTFIHLQGSSYLLSCLKEVISLLACRGDAIAERIRANGTAAGAEVGDFLMLQLINRTELVLRHYLGLGQVSPEALYRTLLTILGELATFASDSKRAHFEGHYRHSDQSASFRGLMEPIRSLLSMVLEQHAIELALQPRQYGILVCPVSDLNLLGSATFILAASAHCDAEELRHRLPAHLKVGPVERIRELVNLHLAGIKVKPLPVAPRQIPFHAAKTYFMLELGARDIEQLKQSGGFAFHVSGEFAELELKFWAIRN